AAGTACCCGGTCTATCCATTACACCTAGTGATGCACCTGTAGATGACAAGACGCCAAAGACCGCAGGCTACCTCGGCCCTCAAGGCAGACGTAAAGCACATTCTCGCCAAGCCTCATTGCCAATAGGCCAGCTTGAAGCCCAACCCATGGTCAAGTCCAGTTCTGCCGATTCAGCCGTTTCCAGCGCCGGCACGTCTACAACAGGTCTCGTCACGCCTGGCGGTAAAGCGAGGCGACCCTTGTTCAGGCGCGGTAAGTCTAGGGCTGATAGTGGGACGGAGCAAAAGCctgttgagaagaagaagtccAGAGGGTTCGAGTTCGATGCCAAGCAAGGTAAGGAGGTGCTGGGCATCGTTATTCTGGAGATCAAAGGAGCGACCGATCTCCCCAAGCTGAAAAATGGTGGGTCTATCTAAGCTCTTGAGGCGAAAAACTGACAAGAGGTAGCTTTGCGAGTGTCCTTCGACATGGACCCTTTTGTCGTCATCTCATTTGGCAAGAAGGTCTTCCGAACTCGAGTGATCAGACACTCCCTAAACCCTATTTGGGACGAAAAACTTCTCTTTCACGTTCGCCGACATGAGGCAGGATATCTTGCTCAATTTGCAGTTCTTGATTGGGACAAGGTGTCCGGTAATGATATGATCGGGTCCTGTGTATTACCTGTGAGCGAGCTGATTGCGGATGCGCCCAAGCCTGATCCCCAAACTGGCTTATACGATAAAGAAGTTGATGGAAAGCatgagatgaaagaatTCACTGTAAATCCATTGATTCCTGTTTTTAAAAAGCGCTAACACACTGTAGCTGTCAATCTCTACAGACAAGGATAGGGCTTGGGAAGCCAAGCACTCTCCCAAACTTACTGTTCGAGCAAAATACGAGCCCTACGACGCCCTTCGCCAACGTTTCTGGCGTCAATACATAACTCAATACGATGCAGATGATACTGGCGCTCTCTCTTACACCGAACTCACCGCCATGCTCGATTCCCTCGGCTCTACTCTTACTCGTCACACATTGGAAGGTTATTTTTCTATATGCGGTAAAGAGGCGGACAAGGATGAATTGACAATGGAGGAAGTTATCAAGTGtttggaaggggaggtGGCGAAGAGTCGGTTTGAAAAGGCCAAGGTTGGCTCAGATGATTCAACGACGGACGCAAGCACTCCCTCTGTAGCTCCGCAACCTGCTCAGGATGGCTTGGGTTTCGTTGGTCCACAAGGAAACATTTCGTCTCCCGTGGATCCTGATGAGCTTGCAGAGTCAATTCGACAGAGCAAGCCTAGAAACCAAAAGGGTGCGGACGGTGATGAGAGTGCAGGTAATCAGACCGTGGTAGGTGGGCCTGGGAGTGTCGTCAGCTCAATCAAGATGCCCCCCGGCGTTCCGTCTGTCAAGGTAGAGCGAACAACCTCATTTGACGGTGGGACTGTCCCAGCCCCAGGTCAACCCGGTGCTGACGGCAATTTCACTCCccaatcatcatctgatGCCGACCTTGACGAGACCGATTCTACCCCGTTTGACGATCGCGAACGTGTCATCAATATCAAGACGTGCCCTCTTTGCCATCGTCCTCGCCTTGGCAAAAAATCGGAACAGGATATTGTCACACACCTCGCGATCTGCGCATCCGCTGATTGGAGTCGTGTGGATAGAATTGTAACTGCGAACTACGTGACGAGTAGTCAAGCTCAGCGCAAGTTCTTGAGCAAGATTATGAACAAAATGGCTATTGGAAGCTATGCGTTGGGTGCGAATAGCGCGAATACTATCGTACAGGATCGAATAACTGGGCAGTtgcaggaagagaagatggctgTGAGTTCATTTTTTGTCTGGCAGCGAGCAAGGCTGATCCCTTTTAGGTGTATGTGCGGATGGGCATCAGAGTTTTGTACAAAGGTGCCAAGGGTAGTATGAACGGCGCCAGAGCTCGAAAGCTCTTGAAGTCTCTATCTATCAAACAGGGTCTCAAATATgactctccttcttctgcagtCGATATTCCCGGCTTCATTGCTTTCCACAATCTCGATATTAATGAAATCCTTGACCCACTCGACTCTTTCAAGACGTTCAACGAGTTCTTCTACCGCAAACTCAAACCAGATGCGAGACCTATTGAAGAACCCGGGAACGATGATAGGCTCGTATCATGTGCGGATTGTAGGCTAATGGCCTTCGAAACGGTGAACGAGGCCACTCAGCTCTGGATCAAGGGGAGGGAGTTTACGATCGGAAGGTTGTTGGGACCAAATTACAAGGACGTAATAGATAGGTATGAGGGCGGAGCTTTGGCCATCTTCCGGTAAGTCTTATTAACGGTCATAAAGATGACAGCTAATAAGAAACAGACTTGCTCCTCAGGATTATCACCGTTTCCACTCTCCggtcaagggcaagattggtaagatgacgatgattgATGGGGAATACTACACCGTTAATCCTCAAGCCATCCGATCGCCTCTTGATGTTTATGGCGAAAATGTGAGGAAGGTCGTACCTATTCATAGTGAGAATTTTGGTTTAGTCATGACGGTTTGGGTTGGTGCGATGAGTAGGTCCTAGTTTCTATGTTCTTTAAGAAAATTGTTGACAGTTGATTAGTGGTGGGAAGCATCTTGACGTCTGTGAatgaaggacaagaagtcGAAAGAGGCGATGAGTTGGGATATTTTGCATTTGGTACGTCATTTCCTACAGCTCGCACTATTTGCTAACATAAAACAATCAGGTGGTTCAACCATCGTGTGCATTTTCGAGAAAGATGCCTTGCAATGGGACGACGACCTCCTTCAAAACGGGCGTGCCAGTATTGAGACTCTTGTCCGCATGGGCATGGGTCTAGGTCGTAGCGTACAAAAGCCTTAACAGCCTGACCCCACGCAGATACGCCTCTCCATAGGGAACGAACGTGTACATGTCCTGGGAAACGTTTTGAAGAACATTTTGTATATTAGACAACATAAAGCAAGGGAGGAATATACCAACAACTGTCTTTGGTTATCATATGAAATGCCATCAAAGAATTAAGCTTTTACATAATTGCCATGCTctggaagaaaaaggaaagcaGCTTATGGTGAATTGCGAGCATTGGAGCTCCAAGACAAATCGTATTGATCCGAGAGCTGCTTCATCAGAAATGatcaaaaagaaacaatCCACGGCGATATTCGAAATCGCGACCTCTTGATTCAGACCCTAAGCACACCTGCTAAAGCAAAATATGCCAACGTAATCGTAGTCAAGCGCACTACCACTGTGCTACGCGGACTTACTCCTTTTTTCGAAATCCTCTTTTATATATCGATGTAATGCTTAGAAAATCAACAACCTCCACATTTCATCCTTACGAAGAATGAAGATTGTCATTTTGATGTTCTTCGTATAAATTCTGATTGCTTTGATTTTGTACCAGGCGCAAGCAGCAAACATCATGGGAGGCAATGCGTTCGACACCGCAGCACGTCGACTCTCCCAGGAGGACCACGATGCGCTCACGACTCTCATGATTACCCGCCTTTCGCCATTCTTCAAGGGCATCGCCGTACCCCGTTATGTTGCAGCCAAAAAGAGTCATGGCGATATTGACATTTTGTGCGGTTACGAAAGCGAAATActtgttggagaagaagaattcgATCCAGAAATTGATGGGGAAAATGCTAAGGTCAAACCTCTGAAAAATTCAAAAGCTGTTACTGGAGAATGGGTCGACGAAATAAGGCAGTTTATTGCCAAGTTGATGGAAGTGATGGAGGCTAAAGCTTGGAGAAGGCGTGGGAGTGATATCAACTTCAGAATCCCTTGTACTATCTTAGATAATCAGGTAGCTGAGGAGCACGAAGTAAGTCTCCAGTGAAGCAATACCCGCCCATGTTGACAAACGGGTAGTTTTACCAAGTTGATCTTGTGTTAATACCCCCCGAAAAACTCGCATTTGTCACTTTTATGACGTCTTACTCTTCAACCAGTATCCTCCTAGGTCGTATCCTCCGTTATTACTCCCATTCCCTAACTATTCACCTCACccatttcatcttccgccATACTGCGTATTTCGGGATTCAGCCCATTGACATCACGCTCACCGATGACCCCGAAGTCTTTTGCAGCTGGTTTGGGACAGATTACCAAAAATGGCTTATCCAAGGCAAGAGTTGGAAGTTTGACTGGCAGTTCTGGCAATGGTTGACAGACGTGCCCGATGAGAGTCCGGCTGGGACTGCGTTCAGACGCCTCGCCAGGAAGATTCAGCGAGATGGCGATAAGGCAGTGAAGAGGGccaagggaaagagagataCTTTTGCCGACAAATTTTACGTATGGTTTATGACCAGATCAAAATGGGCGCCTactgaggaagatgaaaataCCTCCACACCTgacgaggagaaagaaCATAGCGAACATCCACCCAAACCCACGCCAGCGGAACTTTCAATGATTAACATTGACAAGCCGTTCCCAATGGATAAGGGTGCTGAAGAAGTTCTTGATTTTTGGGGCAAAAGAGCTGAGTATGATGCGCTCTTTGAGCAAAGAAAATTCATGGCAACGCCCATTGCAGAAAGTCAGAGGctaaagatggagaagaagatgaggacgaaggCTTTGTTAGACGCccaagaagagatgattAAAAAGAACTTTGGAGAGTTATCCATCAAGTAGTCGCGAGCATTATTACGCATGTCATGTAGCTTAACGCAAAAACATATTACGAGTAACAAAACAAGATACATCCCAAGACAAATGTTGCGTATACCTATACAATGTGTTCCCTCGGATCACCATGCTTATCTCACTTGCTCTGTCCGAATCCGAACTTAAcccctccctttcccatccctttATCCTGAACAGCTGCAACTTCTCTCTGATCTGCGTTATCCAAGACTTTCGCCGATCCAAAAGTCAATGATATCCGCCTGTTTGGAGAACTTGAAGCGAGCTGATTATGAGCCGACTCAGCCGAACTTGTGGGTGTCTTGGTAGGCTGTCCTGAAGGGGGATGGCCTTGCCTTGACTCGGCAGAACTTGATGGCTCATTTGGGTTCCCTTGAAATGAACCTGTGAAAGTTCTTCTGAAAGATCTGCTTGAGTCTTTTTCAGCGATATCCGGGCCAGAGCTCTCAGGAACGAGTACGTAACTAGGATGGGAGGGTGATATTTGGGTTGGTGCCACCTGGGCCAAAGGGAATGGCGATTGGGCCCTTGATAGAGGTGACATGAAGAGGCTGACGGCCcctggaggagaaggtgtgTCCCGCAACCGTGGATCACTTGAAGCACCAGTCATCAAAGCAGAGTTTTGCGAGTCGTTGGTCCCTTGAGAATTCTTGTGTTGGAAATGAAGCTGAGCAATTTGGGCATCATGATCCGCTGCAGGCACTAAAAACTCATCCTCATGAGATTGATTGGCATTGTCATGATTGTCGACCTCTGGCGATGAGCGGGGTGGGAGGATGACATGCGTCGGCATGGACATAGGCAGGTCGGTATCAAATGGCGGGGGAACAGGGAGTGAGAGGGTGTGCGAAGTCATAGTGGTGTCTCCAGTGCCTTGCGTAGGGTTCAAATCAATCGGTAAATGATCTTCATCTAATTGTTAGTTTATCACTTGTTTTTGTGCGTGTTAACTTACGACGTAAGCTAAACTCATTTTCCACTATTTC
This region of Cryptococcus neoformans var. neoformans B-3501A chromosome 10, whole genome shotgun sequence genomic DNA includes:
- a CDS encoding hypothetical protein (HMMPfam hit to C2, C2 domain, score: 122.2, E(): 1.2e-33; HMMPfam hit to PS_Dcarbxylase, Phosphatidylserine decarboxylase, score: 233.3, E(): 4.4e-67), with the protein product MPSPPTDVNAALDIAGHPDRSTRSQPRLRRLASKPLKLAASTFKPRSSRAPSPFLPDDPSSTTISTAASSASGGWKKGTRHQHISHQTAAGLTPAQVASAARGPRKPLEGEEPAAWLRVRVVKAEGLVAKDRSGTSDPFLSLLMPPCTRYSTPVVKKTLDPVFPADTCTFDFPIYLSLAGVVGGRGLEGVLWDKDLMRKEYMGEIAIPVDKWFPDGHAHLWHDNLPLLTQRILSTRRKHKVSGTTTFQIGFVPPKNTTSTEESLRTIRLVYAALMDHGSLSRGSIGVLGVPAHKGIGTVKMRTQPVEPSRLAKLQGAASAVAGSLTGGHKMVNLQGSEVHPEDEDDEPDDEEELLSDDGISSSSSNDEFEDALEEEEVMILTDSPSTNEPADIPLGQQVPGLSITPSDAPVDDKTPKTAGYLGPQGRRKAHSRQASLPIGQLEAQPMVKSSSADSAVSSAGTSTTGLVTPGGKARRPLFRRGKSRADSGTEQKPVEKKKSRGFEFDAKQGKEVLGIVILEIKGATDLPKLKNALRVSFDMDPFVVISFGKKVFRTRVIRHSLNPIWDEKLLFHVRRHEAGYLAQFAVLDWDKVSGNDMIGSCVLPVSELIADAPKPDPQTGLYDKEVDGKHEMKEFTLSISTDKDRAWEAKHSPKLTVRAKYEPYDALRQRFWRQYITQYDADDTGALSYTELTAMLDSLGSTLTRHTLEGYFSICGKEADKDELTMEEVIKCLEGEVAKSRFEKAKVGSDDSTTDASTPSVAPQPAQDGLGFVGPQGNISSPVDPDELAESIRQSKPRNQKGADGDESAGNQTVVGGPGSVVSSIKMPPGVPSVKVERTTSFDGGTVPAPGQPGADGNFTPQSSSDADLDETDSTPFDDRERVINIKTCPLCHRPRLGKKSEQDIVTHLAICASADWSRVDRIVTANYVTSSQAQRKFLSKIMNKMAIGSYALGANSANTIVQDRITGQLQEEKMAVYVRMGIRVLYKGAKGSMNGARARKLLKSLSIKQGLKYDSPSSAVDIPGFIAFHNLDINEILDPLDSFKTFNEFFYRKLKPDARPIEEPGNDDRLVSCADCRLMAFETVNEATQLWIKGREFTIGRLLGPNYKDVIDRYEGGALAIFRLAPQDYHRFHSPVKGKIGKMTMIDGEYYTVNPQAIRSPLDVYGENVRKVVPIHSENFGLVMTVWVGAMMVGSILTSVNEGQEVERGDELGYFAFGGSTIVCIFEKDALQWDDDLLQNGRASIETLVRMGMGLGRSVQKP